In Chloroflexota bacterium, the genomic stretch CGCCGCTCAAAACCCCTCCGATCGTTTCTCGCTCTTGACACCTAGGCAATCCTCACAAGCGCTCCAACCGCTTCTCAGCCTACCTAACGTAACGCGCAGAGAACTACCCGTATCAGAGCGCATATTGGCACGTATCTGGCATAGGTTGCGGCTACCACTTTTTGCCGATCTTCTCGTCGGAGGGGCGGATGTCTTCTACGCGCCGGACTTTACCCTGCCACCCCTGTGGCACGCTCCGGGCGTCATCACCGTACACGATCTTTCGTACCGCCTTTTTCCAGATTCATATCCGGATTCCTTGCGCACGTACTTGGAAACCGTTGTGCCGCACAGCGTAGCGAGGGCAGAGCTGGTCTTAGTTGATTCAGCGGCGACGCAGCAGGACCTGTTCGCGGCATATCAGGTTGATCCGGCGAAAGTCAGCGTGCTTTACTGTGGCGTCGCCCCGGTCTTTCGTCCTCAAGATTCGCAGGCTGCGCGTCAGGCCGTACGCCAACGCTACGGCATTGAGCATCCGTACTTCCTTTCGGTGGGGACGATTCAACCACGCAAGAACATTGCGCGCACGATAGCGGCTATGCAAGGAGTCGTCGAGTCCGGTCTTCCGCATCATCTGGTGCACGTGGGACGTCCGGGGTGGCTCCATGAGGAAATCCTCGATGCGCCGCGTGAACACCGCGTCTCCGACCGCGTGCACTTCCTGACCGGAGTAGATTCTGACGACGACCTCGCGACGCTGTATTGCGGGGCGAGTGCGTTCGTCTTTCCGAGCCTGTACGAGGGCTTCGGCATACCGGTGCTCGAGGCCATGGCCTGCGGGACGCCGGTGATAACCGGTAACATTTCATCCCTGCCGGAGGTTGCAGGCGATGCGGCAATCCTCGTAGAGCCATCGGACGTGAATGCAATTGGCGAGGCGCTGGTGCGCCTCGCTTCATGCGAGAGCACACGGGAGCAGCTTATCGCTGGTGGAAAGAAGCGCGCCGCTCGCTTCACTTGGAAGCGAGCGGCGGAAGAGCTGCGCACACACTTGGCGAGTGTTGCCAAGAGCTAGTTCTTGGCAAGAAACCGGAAGACTCTTGAGCCTAATCGTGGTCAATGTAAAGGGAAGAGGATAATACAATGAAACTTGAGGTGGAAGGTAAAGAGGAGTACGTGAATCTGCTATAATGTGGCAGTGTGAATGCTATTTCGCGATCACCCCATGCACAGCGCGCGTGAAGTTCCTGTGACCACATCGTCTGCATTCGCAGAATCCCACCACGGCGAAAGACCCAGCCTGAATAGCGCTTGTGCAAGAGTCATACCTACCAATTAGTGCATCTAGAGGGAAGAGATTGAGCACAATGGGTAGCGGTGAACTACGACGGTGGCAGGTTCGATTGCTGCTCGTAATTTGGTGTCTCACACTCCTTCCTGCACCTCTCATCGCGAGTACGGAGGCGAGTCGCTCCGCTGCCAATGACCCCGTCGTGCAGGGCGCTATGCACCGCTACTTTGAGCAGATGGGGGGCCAAGCCGTGCTCGGTGCCCCGCTGACGAATGAGCAGCAAGAAGACGGCCTAGTCGTTCAGTATTTCGAAAACGCTCGGTTGGAGTGGTGGTCGGGGCGCGACCAGGTGCGTCTCAGTCCCATCGGCCGCTTGCTCTATCCGCACTGGCGTTTCTTTGCCAGGGAGGAAGCGGTAGAGCAGACGTCGGCGCAGCGTCACTTTCCGGAGACCGGGCACACGGTGCGCTTTGCGTTTCTTCAGTTCTTCCAAGCGCACGGCGGAGTCAAGACGTTTGGACTGCCAATCTCCGGTATGTTGCCTGCAGACGACGACTGGCGTCATCCGGTTCAATACTTCGAGCGGGCGGTCTTTCGCTACGATCCCGCGAAAGCCGGTACTCCCGAGGAAGTTAAGCTTGCCCCGCTTGGACGCGAGTTTCTCGCCCTACGCGATCCATCTCGGCAAACGCCCATTCAAAACGACCAAACCGGCCGATCCGATGGGCCAAAGCTTTTTGCACAGGTGGGGCTCTTCTATGACCCGAACATCAATCGCGTACTCGCATTAGCAAAGGCCGCCGGGTTTACCGGCATTAAGCAGCAGGTACCATGGAAGGCAATTGAGATCGCTCCCGGGGGGTACACCTGGGGCCAGGTGGACCGCATCGTCGAGGCGGCAAATCGGCACGGGTTGGACGTATTGCTAAGCGTGTACGCGGCGCCTGCGTGGTTGCGCCGGGTGCAGGCCCGCGGCAGCCGAGTTGACGTGCCGGAGACCGACCGCACAGAGTCACTCCAAGAGTGGTGGGACCGATTCAAGGAATTCCACGAGGGTCCGCCAGCGAACTTCGCAGACTACGGGCACTTCATGGAGCTGATAGCCAGTCGCTATGGTGACAAAGTGCAAGCCTATGAACTGTGGAATGAACCGAACCTGGCCGCCAACTGGGATGCCAGTGTGTCACCGGAAGAGTTTGTGGAGCTAATCGCTGTGGGCTACCGGGGCGTAAAGCGTGGAAACCCAAGTGCCACGGTAATTGCCGGCGGCCTGGCGCCCACTGGCGTGAACCTCGAGGGAGTCGCTATGGATGACGTGCGCTACCTCGAAGCCATGTACCAGTATCGCGATGGGATGATTCGCGATTACTTCGATGTACTTGGCGTGCACTCTTATGGCTACAATAATGCCCCTAACGATACTCCGGAAAATTACACGACCTCGAGCACCACGTACAAGGACCACTGGTCATTCTTCTTCCGCCGCTTTGAACAACACTGGGACGTGCTGCAGAGGTATGATGACACGAGCAAGCGGATTTGGATGACTGAGATGGGATGGACCACGTACAACTACCACCCTGACTTTGCTTTTGGGGCCGATGTCTCAGAAGAGGATCAGGCACGGTATCTTGTTGAGGCATATCAGCTGGTCAAGGAACGGTTTTGGTACGTAGAGGGATTGGTGGTCTTTAATTTGAACTTTGCCAATCACGTCGTGCCGAGAGACAGTGCGTATTCATTCTCCATCTTGGATAAGAACCTACAACCGCGCCCAGCGTACCTGGCGCTGCGTGCACTAGAGAAATAGCCATTGCACCTATGGAAGTCGCCGTTAATGGGTATTTCCTCAATGTGCACCATACCGGCAGCGGCCAGTATGCGTACCATCTGCTGCGGGCTCTACAGAAGCGCAACGGCAACCATCGCTTGACGGTGCAAGTGCCCTACTTCTCGCGTGATACGATGCGTCCGGTAGGCGGCATTCGTGCACATGCGCCACTGGCTGGTCTCCTTCGCAGCGGGAACCTGGCAAAGCTTTGGTGGGAACAGGTAACGTGGCCGCGACAGACGGCAAAACTGGGTGATGGTGTGGTGGGGCACGTGCCGTATTTTGCGCCGCCGCACTACCACAGCTTTCCGCTGGTAGCTACTATTCACGATCTGATTCCGGTAGTCTTGCCGGAGTATCGGGGTAACTTCCTCGTAAGACTCTACACGAGCCTCGTTATGGCAGCGGCGCACAAGGCAGATGCCATCATTGCGGACTCTGAAGCTGCGAAGCGCGAAATGGTCGAGCACCTCAAGGTGAGCGAAGACGACGTGCATGTTGTCCATCTGGCCGCGGACTCACGTTTCTCGCCAGACATACCGGTCGAGGATGTCCAGGCCGTCCGGCGACGTTACGATCTGCCGGAGCGCTTTCTCTTCTACCTCGGCGGGGTGGACGTGCGCAAGAACATTGGGACACTCTTCGCGGCGCTGACCAAGCTGCCGGAAGACGTCTCGCTTGTGGTTGCGGGTCGTACCCGACACGGCAAGGCGGCCCTGTTTCCCGATTGGGTGCGCCAAGCGACTGAATCCGATGTTGGGCATCGCGTGCGCTTCCTGGGCGGCGTTCCCGAAGCGGATAAACCTCTCTTGTACCGCGCCGCGACAGTTTTCACTTTTCCTTCACGGTACGAAGGCTTTGGCTTGGATCCCTTGGAAGCCATGGCCTGCGGCACGCCGGTCGTGTGCAGCGATACCACGTCGCTCCCTGAGGTGGTGGCAGACGGTGGCATCCTCGTCGCACCTGAAGACGCAGACGCCTGGGCGGCGGCGATTGGACGGCTCTGGGAATCCGCTCAGGAGCGGGGGCACTATGCAGAGCGGGCCTTGACGCGGGCGCGGTCGTTCTCGTGGGAACGCACTGCCGCACAGACGATTGCGGTGTATGAGCAGGTGAGCTGATGCGAGTTCTCTACATTTCTAAAGCCCTCGTGGTGGGCACGTACCAGCGCAAGATGGAAGAGATCGCCAAGTTCCCGGATGTTGAGTTGCGGGCCATCGTGCCTCCCTATTGGCGCGAAGGTGAACATCGCCAGGTATTGGAACGCCGCTACACGTCCGGGTACGAGTTGGTAGCGGAGCATATGCGCTTCAACGGACACTATCACGCGCACTACTATCCAAACCTCCGGCGTCATCTTCTCGAGTGGCGACCCGACGTGGTGCACGTGGATGAGGAACCGTGCAATTTTGCTACTGCGCACGCCATCTGGCACGCGCGACGAGTCG encodes the following:
- a CDS encoding glycosyltransferase family 1 protein, producing the protein MKVGIDFTSAAQPAGIGRYTRSLVGALAAQNPSDRFSLLTPRQSSQALQPLLSLPNVTRRELPVSERILARIWHRLRLPLFADLLVGGADVFYAPDFTLPPLWHAPGVITVHDLSYRLFPDSYPDSLRTYLETVVPHSVARAELVLVDSAATQQDLFAAYQVDPAKVSVLYCGVAPVFRPQDSQAARQAVRQRYGIEHPYFLSVGTIQPRKNIARTIAAMQGVVESGLPHHLVHVGRPGWLHEEILDAPREHRVSDRVHFLTGVDSDDDLATLYCGASAFVFPSLYEGFGIPVLEAMACGTPVITGNISSLPEVAGDAAILVEPSDVNAIGEALVRLASCESTREQLIAGGKKRAARFTWKRAAEELRTHLASVAKS
- a CDS encoding cellulase family glycosylhydrolase; protein product: MGSGELRRWQVRLLLVIWCLTLLPAPLIASTEASRSAANDPVVQGAMHRYFEQMGGQAVLGAPLTNEQQEDGLVVQYFENARLEWWSGRDQVRLSPIGRLLYPHWRFFAREEAVEQTSAQRHFPETGHTVRFAFLQFFQAHGGVKTFGLPISGMLPADDDWRHPVQYFERAVFRYDPAKAGTPEEVKLAPLGREFLALRDPSRQTPIQNDQTGRSDGPKLFAQVGLFYDPNINRVLALAKAAGFTGIKQQVPWKAIEIAPGGYTWGQVDRIVEAANRHGLDVLLSVYAAPAWLRRVQARGSRVDVPETDRTESLQEWWDRFKEFHEGPPANFADYGHFMELIASRYGDKVQAYELWNEPNLAANWDASVSPEEFVELIAVGYRGVKRGNPSATVIAGGLAPTGVNLEGVAMDDVRYLEAMYQYRDGMIRDYFDVLGVHSYGYNNAPNDTPENYTTSSTTYKDHWSFFFRRFEQHWDVLQRYDDTSKRIWMTEMGWTTYNYHPDFAFGADVSEEDQARYLVEAYQLVKERFWYVEGLVVFNLNFANHVVPRDSAYSFSILDKNLQPRPAYLALRALEK
- a CDS encoding glycosyltransferase family 1 protein; translation: MEVAVNGYFLNVHHTGSGQYAYHLLRALQKRNGNHRLTVQVPYFSRDTMRPVGGIRAHAPLAGLLRSGNLAKLWWEQVTWPRQTAKLGDGVVGHVPYFAPPHYHSFPLVATIHDLIPVVLPEYRGNFLVRLYTSLVMAAAHKADAIIADSEAAKREMVEHLKVSEDDVHVVHLAADSRFSPDIPVEDVQAVRRRYDLPERFLFYLGGVDVRKNIGTLFAALTKLPEDVSLVVAGRTRHGKAALFPDWVRQATESDVGHRVRFLGGVPEADKPLLYRAATVFTFPSRYEGFGLDPLEAMACGTPVVCSDTTSLPEVVADGGILVAPEDADAWAAAIGRLWESAQERGHYAERALTRARSFSWERTAAQTIAVYEQVS